One window from the genome of Nicotiana tomentosiformis chromosome 5, ASM39032v3, whole genome shotgun sequence encodes:
- the LOC138892766 gene encoding uncharacterized protein codes for MQFLELARYTIWLVPTEREKILRRFINGLNHQFHFVMTPGNIVGDKFDEVVDSARRLEMVNIQEREEREAKRSCGLGNSSGVPSGGQPNHSRGRPYRPAQIAHPSHRDASVSHSSYNAQQSQSYLSALPVQSSSRAPSIQGSSIPGSSGYRGPLQYLPTFLENGCFECGDFGRIKRYCPRLTRGSAHQRSQSMTSAPFSSPPTKPVQGGAQLARGRPRRGG; via the coding sequence ATGCAGTTTTTAGAATTGGCTCGTTATacaatttggttggttcccactgagagggagaagattttgaggaggttcattaatggcctcaatcATCAGTTCCATTTTGTTATGACTCCGGGAAATATAGTAGGTGATaaattcgacgaggtggttgatagtgCTCGACGGCTAGAGATGGTCAATATTCAGGaacgtgaggagagggaggccaagaggtcttgtgGTCTGGGTAAttccagcggtgttccttctgggggacaaCCCAATCACAGTAGGGGTCGACCGTATAGGCCTGCTCAAATAGCTCATCCATCTCATCGTGACGCATCAGTTAGCCATAGTTCATACAATGCTCAACAAAGTCAGTCTTATCTTAGTGcacttccagttcagagttcatctcgtgcaccatcaaTTCAAGGTTCATCtataccaggttcttctggttaTCGGGGTCCACTTCAGTACTTGCCGACATTTTTAGAGAatggttgctttgagtgtggagattttgGTCGCATAAAGAGATATTGCCCCCGCCTTACGAGAGGTTCAGCTCATCAGAGGAGTCAGTCTATGACTTCAGCACCATTTTCTTCACCACCCACCAAACCAGTTCAGGGTGGGGCTCAattagctaggggtcgcccaagaaggggaggctga